The Gadus macrocephalus chromosome 1, ASM3116895v1 DNA window CCCTCACGACCCGACCCTGGATGAGCGGATTGGAAGATGAGGATGAGCCAAGATGGACTCCCGGAGAAAGTCAGGGAAGAGCGCTGCTCTGTCAGAGATGTGCCTCAGCTCATTTCACTCTTTAATACGAAAGCTGGTGGTAGATATGGCATTTTGACCAAATTAAACGACAATTATAGCTATTCATATCTAGAGCTCCTTTAAGATCTGTATATTATTAAAATCATAATACAATTGAATAGGGATACTTtactcaaatattttcagtcATGGATTTATTAATTTTGACAGACAGTTCATCACCAAGTGACTAACATTGTAACAAAGTCCACCTTCAAATGTGAATCAAAATATCATCCCTTACAAAATCACACCAAACCAATGTATCGGGGGCCATCGGGTGGGGAGGTATTACTTGTGCTTCTTCTTCTTGAGGGATTCTGGTTTGGGAGCGGGCTCCACAGGGCTCTCTGGTAGAGCCGGCTGCCAAGCCAGAGGGCTCCTCCTGTACATCGGCCACGGAGGCAGGGTCAGCTGAAAGGAGAACAGAGGTACATTTTATAGGTAGAATGAGGTTCTTCCTCATTTCAATTATTGGTTGGTTTAAATATTGTAAAATACTTTGTAATATGTGGCTCGAAATGTTGCATCTTCAAATAAGTTTGGGGTTGAAGAGACTACATTTAAATAGACAAGGGAAAATAACTTACCACACAAGATATAGCAAAACCAGCCAATACTATATAAACCGTCCAGCCAAACTGTTCAATAACCAGACCATAGACAAACCCGATTACCTGGAGGACAACCCATAAGCATAAGGATTAATCAttcaatgcatgcacacatcagGAATGCAGGTGTTAATATAGGTTTCTTACCGCAGATACAAGCACTATTCCCTGGAAGATCTGCTCAGCCAACTTCTGGCCTTTATAGTCCTGGAAGTTAATACATAATATTTGGTATGAAACAAGCACAGCAAATCGTAGCTCACAAATAAATTGATACAGCCATGAAAAATAGTTTTGGCTCTTTGCTAGATTTTTATGATCATGGGAATCATACAAAAGTGGCATGCGTCCCAGAAACATTGAAATATGGTCAAATATATATggtttatagatatatagatgaaTAACTATCGACACATGGAGCAGAATGATGTTTGCACGGTGCAGAACGAGCAACCAAAGAAAGATAGGAATGTATTCACCATTGGTAAAGTGTACTTAGCTATGCTTAATGAATTTATGTATAATGAATGTATTTGATCATCTAAATATTAATAGTAGAGTCTGCTTTGTTTAAACAAAAATGAGATACAAAAAAGCATGGTAAGTACTATACTCTTTAGAGCAAAAATAATATGGATCTAGATATTTGAGCAGATATAACATTCAGGAGCACTTGAAAACGTACCATATGCGTTGGAATGGAGTTGAATTTTGAAAACATAGCGATGAATTATAACAACAGTTCtcgcaaaaatatattttacttCCGGTGTCCAAACGATACGTATAACTGTGTGCAGGACCAACGAAAACCAGAACTGCGCAGGTTCGCCGATCGTTTAACTATTCGGATTGGCTGAGGATGCGTACAAAGCATGACAAAAACGGCTAAAGCATAGGTCCATGGGCTGAAGCCACTCCGTTTAGCTAGAGGTCTGTGGTGGCTGGTCCGCTTCCTCGGGTCGTCCGATAGACTGCCCAACATGAGCACAACTTACGtattaaaatataaattctGACCAGattcaaaataatattaaaacatgtaaatatACAATATCTACCTCATTCTGAATTACCTCATGTTCATATTACATACAACAGCTGTAATCATTAATATTTATAGCAGGCAAGGATATAGCCATATATTACTGCAGTTTTGGAATAAGCCTGAGGTTGAGTTGGCACTTGGCAGCATAGACATCTTGGCAGTGTTTGCTTTGTGCGTCTGTTTATATTTTAGTCAAACGGGAGCATGTGAACCATACCAATCATACATTTAGTTGGGccagttttaatttaatttagccATCTTTTATCGGCTAATTTCTGTGCGCGATGCAGATACTAGCTTCGCAACAGGCGATCCACGGTTTGGTGAAatataatatcataatataatataactgcACTAGTTTTTCATCCTACTGATCACGAGTAAGGggtaatgaactgtttacatcaTGACATTGAGGAGAGGTAAGTTAAGACCgtaaagtgttttttttacttttagttttagtttccaCGTTTAAAATCAATGTATTGGAGCAATTTTAACTTCTTAGTAAGGATTGTGTCAgattaaccctcatagggtgttcgtttttttgttacacaggaggtgctgctggacccattgccttttaattcaacataatcaagctttttttttttaaatactcaccagatggttacttcatcccaattgcaagtaatataaacaacacatatgttaaatttgttcactttacctttgttaaatcacatttatgaatagagacGCCcctcgtttttgtttcttttagtattaaaatcatcattgaaaatgttttctgatttatgttcctcacagaaaatgagccaaagccaatgaatcttagttcaaaaaaaataattatttgtatcacttttataaagctaaaaactgaaaacgggtcccacagacctgAACACTTTATAAGGGTTAAACACATGGGTTCATTCAAAATGTCTTTACTCCCCAACCCAATGTAACATTATTTACGGCTGTATTTTCTTCAGTTTACATGTGGTTTTGTCTTTCAGTGAATGTGGTGATTCTGGTGCTGCTGGTAGTCGCCTTCTTGATTGTAATTCAACGAAATCTCTTAAATCTTAATGACTTTTTAAAGAAAGAAACTCCAggtatgttttatgtgtggCCATTAGAACTTGTGTGTTCAATGTGCTGATTCTGTCTTCtaagttgttttgtgttttctatGCGGTAGGCTACTCTCATgtccatgatgatgatgatgatcgaATTCAACTGTTATCATTTCATATTCTCTAGATTCAGTTTCTGGGGTGATCCTTCCCTTTGAATCGGACGTGTCCCCTAGTGTCAGAGCAGACTCAATAAGGACAGGGGATGAGATCCCTGTTGTCATCACTGCCTCTGAGGAGAGACTGGGTGCTGTGGTGGCTGCAATCAACAGCATCCATCAGAACACCAAAGCCAACGTGGTGTTCAACATAGTGGCCCTCAACGACACAGTGGATCATCTACAGTGAGACAAAACACAAacgtgcagtaggcctactgtcatGCCAATACTATCTAGGTCAACCGAACGATTGTTTTTCTAAAAACGACTAACATTGGCATAAATAGCTTGCATGTTTGGCTTGGCATTAATCCTTTGTATCTGTCTTCAGGGAGTGGTTGAGTAGGACCAGGCTCAACCATGTCAAGTACAAAATAACCGTTTTCAAACCTGATGTCCTAAATGGCAAGAtatcaaaagatccaaagagaCTGGAAACCGTGAAACCGGTAACACATTCACTCTTACTAAAGACAATGGGAACTGATTGAATCCACTTTTTCTTTTAAAGCAAACTTTATGTTATCCCAGTTAACGTTTGCTAGGTTTTATCTGCCCTTCTACTTACCTGAAGCTGAGAAAGCCATCTATCTAGACGATGATGTCATTGTGCAAGGTAAAAGACAGTGAATGATTCCTTATTTATGCCTTAATTCTCTTGTTACCTTGCTTTCGTACTCAAGGGTTCATAATAGAACTGCCATTTCTTATTTCACAAATTATCCGCTAAAATCCGCAACAGTTTATCAAGTACCAGAAATATCATTAGTCCAAATAGAAATCCTGTTCAAGAGCTGTGCTCTGCTTCGTAATAACTGCATCTTACATATGATCTTTGTCTTTAGGAGATATTAAAGACCTTTATGAAACCAGCTTGAAACCGGGACACGCAGCAGCCTTTTCAGATGACTGTGATTCAGCCTCCACCAAGGGCATCGTACACGGGGCTGGGAACCAGGTGAGGACACACCCGACGGCCGGTAAACCCCTCCGGCACTCCTTAACCCACCCCTCACTGAACTGAACCGTGTCCATCAGAATTACTACATCGGCTTCCTGGACTTCAAGAAGGAAGCCGTCAAGAAGCTGGGGATGAGGGCCAAGACGTGCTCCTTCAACCCCGGGGTCATCGTGGCGAACCTCACCGAGTGGAGGAACCAGAACATCTCCGGCCAGCTGGAGCACTGGATGGAGCTCAACGCACAGTGAGTCTAACAGGTGCTCCTGTCTGGCTTGGTTGGGACAAGATGGCGTTCGTTTTGGGATCATTTCCGAGTGTTGAAGCGTGCTTATAGCGACACTTTGGGTAGGGTTGTCCATCAAATACCTCGATGAGGATTGCATTTACCTCTTCTTCAAGTGGTTTGGGAAAAAATGTGTTAGACTTGCACTGATTGTGTCATTGCAACacattttgattttatttgGCTATGCACAAAAAAAAGCAACGCAAAAATTCTGCTTTGTGTGGCAAGCTTTGCATTACTGCGCAATTGTGCAACCGTAATTGCTTAAGGTTGAATTCTAAAGTATTTTCAGGAGTGAATCTAATGAATGAATCGAATGCCGATGGGTTTTCCAGGCAGGATCTTTACAGCAACACATTGGCAGACAgcatcaccacccctccactTCTTATCGTGTTCTATAAACATCACTCCTCCATCGACCCCATGTGGCACGTCAGGCACCTTGGTAAGTACTTCAGCCACTGACGAGAAACAATCTGtgttcaacttcactggctttTCTACTGAATAAACTACTTTATTTTCAGAACATTCAGATTGACCTAGACAAATGTTGCTGTCCATCACTAGTCTACTAAATTAAAGATGAAAGGCTCTCTGCCACAGGCCCATATTGTGATCAAATATTACACTCCACCCCACTACTTTTACATTCAATCCTAGTTAAAGGACACCTTACATTAATACACTATAAGACTGTGCTAAACACGATTATTGTGTCCCTAATTGATATCTCTGAGTGACACAAggtactcatcttgcttctggaaacattggacccgaagcttgtatgtgttttaattatgtttgtattataattgataatgcctcatttgcattccttcttaaatgttttatattgttttatatatgcatgtgtgtgtatttatatatatatatatgtagtgtgCTGTCTATGTGGACCTTCCTGTGTCTTGaataaagttataataataataatatattgtgTATTTAATATACTGCATATTTAAGGCTCCACAGGGGCTGGCCCGCGATACTCGGCCCAGTTTGTGAAGGCAGCAAAGCTCCTCCACTGGAACGGACATTACAAGCCCTGGGGGGTGAAGTCAGCCTACTCTGACGTCTGGGAGAGGTGGTACATCCCGGACCCCACAGGGAAGTTCAGTCCTCTTCGCAGACACTCGGGAGAGTAACGCCTAGGGCTACGCACGATGAATGACCTGCTCTAGCAAAGTGACCATGGCTGAGGAAATCTCAGGAATAACGTTCATTTGTGGGTTAGTTGCCCCTCATACATGCCATGGACCTCATTTAGAAAACCATAGACATGCATTGATGAATCATAATCAACCAATTGGGAGTTGCGACATGTGGACGCCCATAACAACCGTAAATGGTCAACTCATCCAGAATGTTCATATATCTGGATCAGCGTTACCGGACATACTAGAACCCCCAGCACACTACATCATTAACCTGCTGTCATGGCTTCAGTTACCAAATCATTTAGTCTAATAGACCTGAGGTATTGTCCGTATGTCCGACTTCTACACAAGGCCCCTGTCACATATTGCCTTCCATTCATGATTCATCCACTTTCTTCACTCAGTTTTTAAATGAATGCTGTGTTTTTTAGCACTACATAGTGGACTATGGGTGTTTATCTCCTTGTCTAAAGCCTCAAACTCTTAAAGATATTTATCATGCTATATCAATCCTATGCTTTTGTAGAATGACAAAGGGATTAGTGTTGAAGAAACAACTGTCCAATCAGCAACCAGTCCTTATCCACCAGTAATGCCACTATATTCTTAAATAGCCAAATTATCAGAATGTCATTAAATCTATTGGGACCAATTTCATGAAGGAATTGCAGTAGTTGGGTGTCCTTGCAGCTTTGTTACCCATTTTGTATTTATCCACAATATCTTGTATCAGCTGACATTTGATTTCATGCGAGTGGAAACGTTACATACGAGTGGAAATACCTTTTGTAGTTGGCTGTTCTGAAAAATGGACATTTGTAACTTGAATTTTTTACTGCCTTCATGAACATTTCTTTGAAAGAATAACCAGGTGGTCATTTCATGGATTTAAAGTAGGCAAACCACTAACCAGACCACCAGCAACAGGAAATGTGCACAGAATTAGTTTACAAACCATTGATATCAACTCTGTTCTTGTAGCATTTATCAAAAACTGTTGTACCCATTATTTTGTTTACTTGCTTCAATAAAGTAACAATTtctagatatttttttttatagattctTTCTCCCACCTACACTTCTGAAAGATGGGAGCTTCAGGCTTTTTGGAGACATGAGATCCATTAAGTGTTTAttaaatgtaggctatataCACAATCTGAAGGAAGTTTATAAATCAACTCAAAACGTTTATCACAGGACATACTCCATGAACAGTATCCGTTAGATTCTTGTATTTCAGTGACCTGAAATAACCTTGTATGCAAGTAAAGAGGTGGGCGATCTTGGGTTCAAAGGAAACCAAAGCTGGTGCTCATTTGAAATCGGTGTTAAAGTCATAGGTGTCGTTGTTTGGGCTGGTACCAACTGGAACTGACTGGAATTGGACTTTGTTGCTTTTATCTGTAAAAGAAATGCCACAAAATTAAAATTTAAGGAACCGTCAATTTACTTAATTTAGAGTCTGGTAATTTAGAGTCTGGTTGGATATTAACTTACTTTTGTTATCAGTTTTCTGTACATCCTTGGTATCTTCCACTGGTCCAGATTCTCTGTTGAGCACCTCCAGCTGGAAAGAGTACAAGGACTTAGGTTTCATGAACCACAGTGGACTCAAGATGACTTTTGACACAGGGTGTCTTGGCCAGCAGGATCAGAGTTGGATTAGAAGTCTTCATTATAGTCAGACTTGCGTTAGTGTCCTCATTTCCTTTTTGTGATCCAGACATTAAAAAAGAGGCATACATCTAAATTGCGAGGGTCATTATGGTCTGTTGCAGCCCCATTACAGACATCAAGTATGTGGCTACTCGAGTCTTACATATATACTCCATTATTATAGATTGTTTTAAAAAGAACAATGACTGGATGCACTGCGATAAAAGTTACCTCTTTCACCTCTTCCCTCGGTATTGGCACCGGCTTCTGGGCGACGTTTGTGGGACTCAACAGACCGGCTGTGGGGCCTTTAGAGATCAGGCTTATGCTACTGGCCTTGTTGGGATATTTAACACCTGATGGTGAGAAAAGGTCATCAGCAATACAAATAACATGTGGTTTAAAGTCATTTCATAAAGAACCCCATGAACACCTTTGAGCTCCTTTAGTTGGTTTTAAAAGAGGCAATGACTCCAGCCTAAATGTACAATAAAACATACGCTTGAAGGCAGTTATAAAAAGCCCTTAAAGGCTTAATAACCCTGGATGCATCATTTCAACAATTCAAATTATCTGTTTGAGACACATACCTTGAAGAGTTGCCTCGTTTCCTGTTTGGAGTTTGAGGAGATTCAAGCCCTTCTTGTTCTCGGTAACCACTGTCTCAGAGAGGTAGGGGGGCAGGCTGAGGCCCTCTACCCTACAGTGATAACTCAGCTTGGCCCTGTGGAGTATTGGAACAATGATTCAATGTTAAAAGATGTGCTTCCTTTGTTCCTCATTACATAAACACATGTCATTGAGGATCAGAGTTGGATTAGAAGTCTTCATAATATATTCAAGACATTGCGTTATTGTCCTCATTTCCTCGCACTCATTTAGACTTGCTAAACAAACATAAGCCCTTACCCTGTCCAATCATCCAGGAAAGTGGTCGCCGATTGCTCCATGTTAGCAACTCCACCCTTCATCAGATAGCCACGTTTCTTTGCCAATAACGTTATAAATTCCAAAGAGTTTCTGTAGTCTGGTATGTTGTACTGGAGCATTacctgaaaaaaagagaaagtcaAAATACAAGTCGACTTTTAACATGGCcaattctctcctcctcctgacccgCTTACCTGGACCTTGTCGCACTGCTTCAGCAGCGTCCTCACGGCCTCCAGAgacttctcctctccctcctccacctgaagGCTCCGCAGGGCCATGGAGGCCGGTGGGTTGGACGGGGACGCCACGATGCCCGGGCTGTCGTACAACTTTAGATTCTTCTGGATAAACACGTCCTGCATGGTCCTGGTGGGACGTAACAAGAGGAGTGAGGTCTAGACATGTAATATAGAGCACTCAGGTCATTGTGTTGGATTTACAAGAGGGCAATGCTATGCAGAGGTGGACTTCGTCACATTGATGTGGGATGTCAGCAGGATCAGAGTTGGATTAGTAGTCTTCATGGTAAATCGAGACTTGCATTTGTTTCCTCATTTCCTTGCTGGAATCCAGATTATTTTTAAGGCCTACATATATTGTATGGGACGCCATCAAGTGCTGGTTTAAGGCTATACTATAGAAAACGTCCACATGTGGAAAGTTAGTCTTGTTAAATAGCCCCTCTTACAGATACATACCAAAGATAAGATCTACTCACTTTGTGATGCCCCTCTTTACCCCAGCGTTGCACGCCCGTAGCCCCTTCATCGTGTTGACGAGACTGCTCTTTCCAACGTTAGGGAAGCCTGGGGAAAAGCATTTAAAGTGAGTATTATAGGCTAAAACATGCACCCAACCATTTAGTTATATTCTGGAATAACCTGCCATATGGGTTTCAAAAGAAAGAGCCATGACACCCACTCACCGACTACGCCTACTTTGAGTGTCCCTTCGGGTTTGGAGGTGGCCTGGTAGCTCTCCAGCAGGGCGAGGAGACAGGCGTTACCGAAAGACAGGGAAGCTCGGGATTTGTCAAGAAGCGAATCAGGAAATCTCCGCTTCTTCTCTTGCTGAAAAAGAATAAAGCCTTTTCTTCAGCTTTATGATAAAGGAACGGTTTTGACATAAGCAGTTCAGAGTGGCATATTCATTTAAACAATCTAACCTCCCAGTGTCTTCAACAAATTGTTAAAAATTCTTGTTGATACAATTTTAAGATAAAAGTTGAGGACTAGGCATTCCAAAACCCAATGTCAAACCGAAGCATCAAGCAGCACTGTG harbors:
- the glt8d1 gene encoding glycosyltransferase 8 domain-containing protein 1 — encoded protein: MTLRRVNVVILVLLVVAFLIVIQRNLLNLNDFLKKETPDSVSGVILPFESDVSPSVRADSIRTGDEIPVVITASEERLGAVVAAINSIHQNTKANVVFNIVALNDTVDHLQEWLSRTRLNHVKYKITVFKPDVLNGKISKDPKRLETVKPLTFARFYLPFYLPEAEKAIYLDDDVIVQGDIKDLYETSLKPGHAAAFSDDCDSASTKGIVHGAGNQNYYIGFLDFKKEAVKKLGMRAKTCSFNPGVIVANLTEWRNQNISGQLEHWMELNAQQDLYSNTLADSITTPPLLIVFYKHHSSIDPMWHVRHLGSTGAGPRYSAQFVKAAKLLHWNGHYKPWGVKSAYSDVWERWYIPDPTGKFSPLRRHSGE
- the gnl3 gene encoding guanine nucleotide-binding protein-like 3, which produces MKRPKLKKASKRVSCSQRYKIQKKVRDHHRKLKKEAGKKGVGKRAKKDLGVPNIAPFKEEVLREAEQRKLKVEEEKEKRKQEKKDERAKRKKERDAPRSESENPKAKKARMDTDEKEVSKKSAIKTYTKQFLCSEINTVIDQSDVILEVLDARDPLGYRCPQLEEAVLTRPGNKKLLLVLTKIDLVPQENVEKWIQCLEKEFPVVAFKASTQLVDKTVQEKKRRFPDSLLDKSRASLSFGNACLLALLESYQATSKPEGTLKVGVVGFPNVGKSSLVNTMKGLRACNAGVKRGITKTMQDVFIQKNLKLYDSPGIVASPSNPPASMALRSLQVEEGEEKSLEAVRTLLKQCDKVQVMLQYNIPDYRNSLEFITLLAKKRGYLMKGGVANMEQSATTFLDDWTGAKLSYHCRVEGLSLPPYLSETVVTENKKGLNLLKLQTGNEATLQGVKYPNKASSISLISKGPTAGLLSPTNVAQKPVPIPREEVKELEVLNRESGPVEDTKDVQKTDNKNKSNKVQFQSVPVGTSPNNDTYDFNTDFK
- the spcs1 gene encoding signal peptidase complex subunit 1, which translates into the protein MFSKFNSIPTHMDYKGQKLAEQIFQGIVLVSAVIGFVYGLVIEQFGWTVYIVLAGFAISCVLTLPPWPMYRRSPLAWQPALPESPVEPAPKPESLKKKKHK